Genomic DNA from Lactococcus garvieae subsp. garvieae:
AACGCTCTGCCAATGCTTCACCTTCTGAAGCGAAACTGAGGGTATTTCCATCCGTAATATAAGTGGGCGGATAGTTTTCGGTTACGGCTGGAACGACACTTGCTTGTTGCAAATGCGGATTTGTTTTCCAATCCGTTGTACCTAAGAGTGACCAAGCCACGGTTTTGGTGAACGCTTTAAGTAATAAATTGTTTGACTTATCATGTGCCTTTTCCTGCAAGTTTACAGGGCCGCAATAAGAGATGACACCTTTTAAATTTTCCTTAGTGAGAAGAGGGGTGAAGTGTAATGCATTTGCGTAAGCTTTATTGGTTTGGATGGCCGCATATTGGGCCGCAATTTGGGCACCAGCGCTATCACCTCCAAGAATAATTTTATTGAAATCAAGTGAAGGATAATCTGCTTGATGGCTGAATAAATCCTGTACCAGCTCGTTTATTTGCTGAATTTGACTGGGATATTGTGCATCAGGTGCAAGTGCATAATTAGGACAGATGACAGCAACTTGAGCATCGTGTGCAATCCGAGTGGCAAATTCTTTAACATCGGTTTTATTTCCTCCAACATAAGCACCACCGTGAACCCAGATCATTACAGGAACGGGCCCTTGGGAATTTTGAGGCATGTAAATGTCAAAGCTGTTTCTTTTTTTGTCTGAAGTATAGCTGAGATCACTTTTCAAAAGGACCTTTTTCTTCGTAGCCTCATAGGTCTTTTGATCTGTTATCTTTCCGCCACTTTTAGCAAAAAGGCGATTGATCACAAAAGCTCCGGGGCGTGGGGACAGGTTAAACACAAGAACCAGTCCTAAAATAAATGCCACAAGAAAGCCTAACAATAAACTTATAACCTTAACAAATTTTTTCATGATGGACTCATTATATCAGACTTCCTCAGGAACTACAAATAACCTAGAATTAAGCTCAATGTTCTTTGCTAAAAGCATGAAATTACTTGACTTAATGTCATTGGTCCATTTATCGGAAACGACTTCTTTCTCTATAAGTTCTAGGTAAAAATTTTCTTATTTCATATTCATCAAAACCAGTCATCAAGTGCTTGTCATCAAACATAATAGGAGATTTGAGCAACATAGGTGTATATCTAAGTACAGATAGTAAGGTAGAAACAGACATACTTTCATCACAAAAAAATTCATAAATCTCCTTTTTTGTTGATGACATTTTTTCAACCGGAATTAGTATATCATCAAAACCATTTTCTGAAACTCGTAATGCCTGCAAAATCAATTCTTTGGTAATATTATGAGAGGTTATTATACTAAAATCTAATTTATGTGTTTTTAGCCACACAACACCTCTTTGAAATCTTTTATCAGATTTATCACAATATATATATATCATATTTGTTTATCCCTTAATTAGTTGGTTTAAAAATATCTATCTCCAATAAAATCCCCATACCAATAGCTAAAGTTATAAAGTGAGCTAACAATTTTGGACAAGAATATTGTATAAGAGGTCCAGATATACTCAATAATACTCCAAATATTATTATTCCTAAAATCACTCTAAAACATGATTTTATTGTTTTTCTTATTATTTTTCTCATTAATACTAATCTCCAAAATAAACTTTATGTTTTTTTGCACCATTTACTTCTATATCCAGCAAAGTACTCACTGTTACAAAATTATATCCTTGATGTTTTAATTGTTGAATAATTTGAGGCACTGCATTGACCGACCACGGATGAATATCATGTAATAAAATAATCGCACCATCATGTACATTAGAAATAGCATTTGATACCACGGGGGCACTTGTAGTATATCTCCAATCATTTGTATCCACACTCCAATTTATCGCGGTTAAATCTGTAATATTTAAAATACCTGTATTATAACTTCCATAGGGCGGCCTATAAAGTTTGACATCTTTACCAGTTATCTTATTAATGAACTGACTAGCATTTT
This window encodes:
- a CDS encoding alpha/beta hydrolase; amino-acid sequence: MKKFVKVISLLLGFLVAFILGLVLVFNLSPRPGAFVINRLFAKSGGKITDQKTYEATKKKVLLKSDLSYTSDKKRNSFDIYMPQNSQGPVPVMIWVHGGAYVGGNKTDVKEFATRIAHDAQVAVICPNYALAPDAQYPSQIQQINELVQDLFSHQADYPSLDFNKIILGGDSAGAQIAAQYAAIQTNKAYANALHFTPLLTKENLKGVISYCGPVNLQEKAHDKSNNLLLKAFTKTVAWSLLGTTDWKTNPHLQQASVVPAVTENYPPTYITDGNTLSFASEGEALAERLKALNVPVSQLFFSDSSKKIGHEYQFDYRTKEAQLCYQQTLQFIQENTLQH
- a CDS encoding ArsC/Spx/MgsR family protein, with the protein product MWLKTHKLDFSIITSHNITKELILQALRVSENGFDDILIPVEKMSSTKKEIYEFFCDESMSVSTLLSVLRYTPMLLKSPIMFDDKHLMTGFDEYEIRKFLPRTYRERSRFR